Proteins co-encoded in one Ruegeria sp. HKCCD4315 genomic window:
- a CDS encoding DUF58 domain-containing protein, whose protein sequence is MNAALTLRERSEAEASRLPPLLARAEHLAGTVLLGDHGRRRSGMGDDFWQYRPAQIGDSRRMIDHRRSARGDQQFVREREWQIAQSVMLWVDQGASMRFSSDKSLLTKVDRARLLGLATSILLVRGGERVGLTGTTLPPRRGNAQIIRLAQAWSEDDQTDYAPPEHRAMIPHARAVFISDFLGPLDEVELALTKAADRGVRGVVLQVLDPVEETFPYRGRTIFESVGGSVRHETLKAAELRDRYLERLARRKDALTQLCRATGWQLGLHHTGDSAQAALLWLYRALDGGTR, encoded by the coding sequence GTGAATGCGGCGCTGACCCTTCGCGAAAGATCCGAGGCCGAGGCGTCCCGGCTGCCGCCCCTTTTGGCGCGGGCCGAGCATTTGGCCGGAACCGTCCTGTTGGGCGATCACGGGCGGCGGCGCTCGGGTATGGGCGATGATTTCTGGCAATACCGCCCCGCGCAAATCGGGGACAGCCGCAGGATGATCGACCACCGCCGTTCGGCGCGGGGGGATCAGCAGTTTGTGCGCGAGCGCGAATGGCAGATCGCGCAATCGGTGATGCTTTGGGTCGATCAAGGTGCGTCTATGCGGTTTTCGTCTGACAAATCGCTGCTAACAAAGGTGGATCGCGCCCGGTTGTTGGGGCTGGCAACCTCGATCTTGCTGGTACGCGGCGGAGAACGTGTCGGCCTGACCGGCACAACCCTGCCGCCCCGGCGCGGCAACGCGCAGATCATCCGTTTGGCGCAAGCCTGGTCTGAAGATGATCAAACGGATTACGCCCCGCCTGAACACCGTGCCATGATCCCCCATGCCCGCGCCGTGTTTATCTCGGATTTCCTTGGTCCCTTGGATGAGGTTGAATTGGCCCTGACCAAAGCAGCTGACCGCGGCGTGCGCGGTGTGGTGTTGCAAGTGCTTGATCCAGTCGAAGAGACATTTCCGTATCGGGGCCGGACGATTTTCGAAAGCGTCGGAGGATCTGTCCGACACGAAACCCTCAAGGCGGCTGAGTTGCGGGACCGCTATTTGGAACGTCTTGCACGCCGCAAGGATGCCCTGACGCAGTTGTGCCGTGCAACCGGCTGGCAACTGGGCTTGCACCATACGGGCGATAGCGCACAAGCGGCTCTATTGTGGCTCTATCGGGCCCTGGATGGGGGCACGCGATGA
- a CDS encoding DUF4159 domain-containing protein: MTVLAGIGFTAPWVLLGLLTLPILWLILRAVPPAPIRRMFPAVTLLLGLKDDESVSDRTPWWLLLLRILAAAAIIIGLAGPVLNPSRDETGTGPLLLVLDASWAGATRWSATLDQIDTQLSEAGRAGRTVAILRLTEPEEPVFQAAEAWRGRLPGLTPNPWQPTADQLSQTIAALDEVEGGFETHWFSDRLDYAQHAGLVSALQARGDVTVYQGASRPIAILPAAYQDGLIQLTVQRAGPGPEERVTVLAQGRDPAGTARVLHSVDLTFEAGETTAQIELALPSELRARITRFEIQGQRSAGAVTLTDDSLRRREVALIAGTLNREGLELLSPLHYLTQVLIPTADFVDGGLLEVLPANPDVIVLSDVAQMSDTEEAGLIEWVEQGGLLLRFAGPRMAASDLGRDTEDTLLPARLRSGGRSVGGAMSWGEAKTLAPFPENSPFYGLDIPGDVVVSTQVMAQPDPNLADRVIASLSDGTPLVTRKALGLGQVVLFHVTADAEWSSLPLSGLFVEMLDRLAVASAAKSRQEAQLQGTTWEPVQIMDGFGTLSDAGTLVGVDGVQLISGQIGPDLRPGLYESGKQKLALNVVSEDSELRPVVWPANVPIKGQEASTETPLSGLLLSLALILLTIDVIASLALSGRLGLARAAAGVLAAFLLVPEVQAQTPEDTEFALAATHELVLAHVLTGDAQVDDIAQAGLRGLAQTLFYRTSVEPAEPIGVDLERDELAFFPLLYWPISPSQPQPSAEAYAKLNAYLRSGGMILFDTRDADIAGFGASSPNGRKLQQLAAPLNIPALEPIPRDHVLTRTFYLLQDFPGRYSGTEVWVEAAPLDAEQIEGMPFRNLNDNVTPVVIGGNDWAGAWAVDRNGQALLPVGRGYAGERQRELANRFGVNLVMHVLTGNYKSDQVHVPALLDRLGQ, encoded by the coding sequence ATGACGGTTCTTGCGGGCATAGGCTTTACCGCGCCATGGGTTTTGCTGGGGCTTTTGACCCTGCCGATCCTATGGCTGATTCTGCGCGCTGTACCGCCCGCACCGATCCGCCGGATGTTCCCGGCTGTTACGCTGTTGTTGGGGCTGAAGGATGACGAAAGTGTTTCGGATCGTACCCCATGGTGGTTGTTGCTGCTGCGGATTTTGGCGGCTGCGGCCATTATCATCGGTCTGGCCGGACCGGTTCTGAACCCATCGCGGGATGAGACCGGCACCGGTCCGCTGTTGCTGGTGCTGGATGCCAGTTGGGCTGGTGCAACGCGCTGGTCGGCTACGCTGGACCAGATAGACACTCAACTGTCCGAAGCCGGACGTGCAGGACGAACTGTTGCGATTCTGCGCCTGACAGAGCCGGAAGAACCCGTTTTTCAAGCGGCCGAGGCATGGCGCGGGCGCCTTCCGGGACTGACCCCAAACCCTTGGCAACCGACCGCAGATCAGCTTTCGCAAACCATTGCGGCACTGGACGAGGTTGAAGGCGGCTTTGAAACGCATTGGTTCAGCGACAGGTTGGACTATGCCCAACATGCAGGGTTGGTTTCTGCCCTTCAGGCGCGTGGTGATGTGACGGTCTATCAGGGGGCATCAAGGCCCATTGCGATCCTGCCGGCAGCCTATCAGGACGGGCTGATCCAATTGACGGTTCAACGCGCGGGTCCCGGCCCGGAAGAACGGGTGACGGTTCTGGCACAGGGGCGCGATCCGGCAGGCACGGCGCGGGTGCTGCATTCGGTCGACCTGACCTTTGAAGCCGGGGAAACCACGGCGCAGATCGAACTGGCACTGCCGTCGGAATTGCGCGCTCGGATCACGCGCTTTGAAATTCAGGGCCAAAGATCAGCCGGGGCCGTGACCCTGACAGATGACAGCTTGCGTCGGCGTGAGGTTGCGCTGATTGCCGGCACCCTGAACCGTGAAGGGCTGGAGCTGTTGTCGCCTCTGCATTACCTGACACAGGTTCTGATCCCCACGGCAGATTTTGTCGATGGTGGTCTGCTTGAGGTTCTGCCTGCGAACCCGGACGTGATTGTCCTGTCGGATGTCGCGCAAATGTCGGATACCGAAGAGGCCGGTCTGATCGAATGGGTCGAACAGGGTGGCCTGCTGCTGCGGTTTGCTGGTCCGCGCATGGCAGCCAGCGATCTGGGGCGGGACACCGAAGACACCCTATTGCCCGCACGTCTGCGCAGCGGCGGACGATCTGTTGGTGGCGCGATGAGCTGGGGTGAGGCCAAGACCCTGGCCCCGTTCCCCGAGAATTCACCGTTCTACGGATTGGATATCCCGGGTGATGTGGTCGTCTCGACCCAGGTCATGGCTCAACCAGACCCTAATCTGGCGGATCGCGTGATTGCGTCTTTGTCCGACGGAACGCCATTGGTAACGCGCAAGGCGTTGGGATTGGGGCAGGTGGTGCTGTTCCACGTGACCGCAGATGCAGAATGGTCCAGTCTGCCGCTGTCGGGCCTGTTTGTCGAAATGCTGGATCGTCTGGCCGTGGCCTCGGCTGCGAAATCCCGGCAAGAGGCGCAGTTGCAGGGCACCACGTGGGAGCCGGTGCAGATCATGGACGGTTTTGGCACATTGTCTGACGCGGGCACGCTGGTTGGTGTGGACGGGGTGCAGTTGATTTCAGGGCAGATCGGGCCGGATCTACGTCCGGGCCTGTATGAAAGCGGCAAGCAGAAGCTGGCGCTGAATGTTGTTTCCGAGGATAGCGAACTGCGTCCGGTGGTCTGGCCAGCCAATGTGCCGATCAAAGGGCAAGAGGCCAGCACCGAAACGCCGCTGTCAGGTCTGCTGCTTAGCCTTGCCCTGATCTTGCTTACAATCGACGTGATCGCCTCTTTGGCTCTGTCCGGCCGGTTGGGTTTGGCTCGTGCTGCTGCCGGGGTTCTGGCGGCGTTTCTGCTGGTGCCCGAGGTTCAGGCGCAGACGCCGGAAGACACCGAATTCGCCTTGGCGGCGACGCATGAACTGGTTCTGGCACATGTGCTGACCGGCGACGCACAGGTGGACGATATTGCGCAGGCAGGGTTGCGGGGATTGGCACAAACCTTGTTCTATCGCACTTCGGTGGAACCCGCTGAACCAATCGGCGTCGATCTGGAACGCGATGAGCTGGCATTCTTTCCGCTGCTGTACTGGCCGATTTCCCCAAGCCAGCCTCAACCTTCTGCTGAAGCTTATGCGAAACTGAACGCCTATCTGCGCTCGGGTGGGATGATCCTGTTTGACACGCGTGATGCGGACATCGCTGGTTTCGGCGCGTCCAGCCCGAATGGCCGCAAGCTGCAGCAACTGGCTGCACCGCTGAATATCCCTGCATTAGAGCCGATTCCACGTGATCACGTTCTGACCAGAACGTTCTATCTGTTGCAGGATTTCCCGGGCCGTTACTCTGGCACAGAAGTCTGGGTGGAAGCTGCGCCACTGGATGCGGAACAGATCGAAGGGATGCCGTTCCGCAACCTCAATGACAACGTGACCCCGGTCGTCATCGGTGGGAATGACTGGGCCGGGGCCTGGGCAGTGGATCGCAACGGGCAGGCTCTGCTGCCTGTCGGGCGCGGTTACGCCGGAGAACGGCAGCGAGAACTGGCCAATCGTTTTGGCGTCAATCTGGTGATGCACGTGCTGACCGGGAATTACAAATCCGATCAGGTCCACGTGCCCGCCCTTCTGGACAGGCTAGGACAATGA
- a CDS encoding alpha-2-macroglobulin family protein: MHRFVFISITYIFSLLILPVTALAQNAVPDFRYITTRDTDFYGSDLDALFDTDLKSCIRACSANDRCTAFTYNTRSNACFPKDGVTQQEAYQGALSAQKVTTSEQALILGKTRAAALSVLGSADLNRATDQARNLGFLHPAGGYDLQAVLDAANSAGSATQAMQWTGVAVSLSDAPDLWVEYARLLLTINPSGWNERRDLRNRALNAAINGYLRSEGTGSQITALMTLANALEAVDRGRDMIPALRLAEQLQPREDVLAALDDAIGKYGFRVVDTSVESDAVAPRICVEFSEPLVKAGVDYDPYVQRNDTGLVVQVDEKQLCVDGVAHGQRYRLTLRQGLPAASGEALNRNVELTHYVRDRTPSVRFPGRSYVLPKSADAALPVETVNVTELELILRRVSDRNLLRAVQQDFFGRPLSEWQEEEFSDQIAEDIWTGTAEVSNQLNQTMTARLPMAEAIAGQSAGIYALTARVPGADPYDDPGATQWFVLSDLGISTALGTDGLHVTVRGLSDAAPRQDVEVSLVTNANAVIATARTDETGYATFDPGLIRGKGASAPALVMASAGDSDFSFLSLTDPAFDLSDRGVEGRAPAGPVDVFLTTDRGAYRAGEVIHVTALSRDGEAQAIVGLPLTAILYRPDGVEYRRSVSDGGVVGGHVFALPVAVDVPRGAWKLEIKSDPKGEALARQTVLVEDFLPERIDFDLSLPDAPLRPGDSPPLSIDARYLFGAPGSDLSIDGQVIARAADTVLGYEGYRFGRYDAEAVIKSTYFGNTRTDAAGQATVAVEIPVLETEGKPIEAEIIARLTDGSGRPVERRLSAPVLPPQPAIGVKTLFEEVVPEGTEAAFQIVALAPDLTPSPMRLRWTLNRVETRYQWYQLYGNWNWEPTTRRTRIATGEVDISTDPLTLAQPVDWGRYELVVQRVDGTYAETAVDFYAGWYQAADASTTPDRLEMSLDRDSYRAGDTAQLRIVPRMAGVAQIEILSNRLIHRQMVDVPEGETVIPIQVTEDWGAGAYVTATVIRPMNVVAGQNPARAMGVAHATIDPADRKLDVAIDVPEVTSPQQTQKARVRVENASENDPVWLTLAAVDVGILNLTGFESPDPQEYYFGQRRLGVDLRDVYGRLIDGMTGAMGTVRSGGDADNGLRRQSPPPTQDLMAVFSGPVQVGPDGEVEVDVPLPAFNGTVRLMAVAWSPKAVGQAEADMIVRDPVVVTASLPRFLAPGDQSRMRLEIVHADGTPGEMALGLTASGGLELGAAPTSFVLENGGKAIFDIPVTASVVGDPEISVSITTPDGRDLSQTLRMPVRANDPVIAQTRRFALGGDDSFLFSQDVFDGFQPGSAKAILSAGALAKFDTPGLLDQLNRYPYGCTEQITSKALPLLYLSSVAQASGLGDGPVVDRRITESIRSVLTRQAANGAFGLWRADSGDFWLDAYVTDFLSRARAQGYPVPDRAFAQAMDNLRNRVNYAPDFDEGGQDIAYTLMVLAREGAASMGDLRYYADVKGDAFDTPLAAAQLGAALASYGDQTRADAMFNRAARMLEQVPDEQENYWRADYGTHLRDSAGLLTLAVGAGSEAVNRDALIQRVSAGRAPLSTQEATWSLLAAHALVSDPTGSGLTVNGSQVSGPFVQVLQSGQVDEVNITASDGQATDITLTVTGIPEVPPEAGGTGYSIERQYYSMDGDPIDANSFETGERFVTVLTVTPFESGGARLMVDDPLAAGIEIDNPSLLRSGDVRSLDWLDLSDATHTEFRSDRFLAAVDLSGRETVTLAYVARAVTPGVFHHPAASVEDMYRPQNRAHTATGRIEVQ, encoded by the coding sequence ATGCACCGCTTTGTTTTTATTTCAATAACTTATATCTTTTCACTCTTGATCCTGCCCGTCACCGCTCTGGCGCAGAACGCCGTGCCTGACTTCCGCTATATCACCACGCGGGATACCGATTTTTATGGGTCAGATCTGGATGCGCTGTTTGACACAGATCTGAAATCATGCATTCGGGCTTGCTCGGCCAATGATCGCTGCACAGCTTTCACCTATAACACGCGATCCAATGCCTGCTTTCCCAAGGACGGGGTGACCCAGCAAGAGGCGTATCAGGGTGCGCTTTCCGCGCAAAAGGTAACGACTTCGGAACAGGCTCTGATATTGGGCAAAACCCGTGCGGCGGCGTTGAGCGTGCTGGGTTCTGCTGATTTGAATCGGGCGACAGATCAGGCGCGCAACCTGGGATTCCTGCATCCTGCCGGCGGTTACGACCTGCAAGCTGTGTTGGACGCAGCGAATAGCGCGGGCAGTGCGACACAAGCGATGCAATGGACCGGTGTTGCCGTGTCTCTCAGCGATGCACCGGATCTTTGGGTGGAATACGCGCGCCTGTTGCTGACCATTAATCCCTCAGGCTGGAACGAGCGGCGCGATCTTCGAAACCGTGCACTGAATGCCGCGATCAATGGTTATTTGCGGTCCGAGGGCACGGGATCACAAATCACGGCCTTGATGACTTTGGCCAACGCTCTGGAAGCCGTGGACCGTGGCCGCGACATGATCCCCGCTCTTCGGCTGGCCGAACAGCTTCAGCCGCGTGAGGACGTACTGGCCGCGCTGGATGATGCAATCGGGAAATACGGGTTTCGAGTGGTCGATACCTCGGTCGAGAGCGACGCGGTCGCGCCCCGGATCTGTGTTGAGTTTTCGGAACCTCTTGTCAAGGCCGGTGTTGACTACGATCCCTATGTGCAGCGCAATGACACCGGCTTGGTTGTTCAGGTCGACGAAAAGCAGCTTTGCGTAGATGGGGTCGCGCATGGCCAGCGCTATCGCCTGACTTTACGCCAAGGTTTGCCTGCCGCTTCGGGTGAGGCATTGAATCGCAACGTTGAACTGACCCACTATGTACGCGACCGCACACCGTCGGTTCGGTTTCCCGGACGCAGCTATGTTCTTCCGAAATCTGCGGATGCGGCTTTGCCGGTCGAAACGGTCAACGTTACTGAGCTGGAGCTGATCCTGCGGCGGGTCAGCGACCGGAACCTGTTGCGCGCGGTGCAACAGGACTTCTTTGGCCGTCCGCTCAGTGAATGGCAGGAAGAGGAATTCTCGGACCAGATTGCCGAGGATATCTGGACCGGCACTGCCGAGGTATCCAATCAGTTGAACCAAACCATGACAGCGCGCCTTCCTATGGCAGAGGCCATCGCTGGTCAGTCTGCAGGCATCTATGCGCTGACAGCCCGTGTTCCCGGGGCTGATCCTTATGACGACCCCGGCGCGACGCAATGGTTTGTGTTGTCCGATCTGGGGATCAGCACCGCACTTGGCACAGATGGGCTTCACGTGACGGTGCGCGGCCTCAGCGATGCGGCACCCCGTCAGGATGTCGAGGTTTCGCTGGTCACTAATGCAAACGCGGTCATCGCAACCGCGCGGACCGATGAAACCGGCTATGCCACCTTCGATCCCGGCCTGATCCGCGGAAAAGGGGCCAGTGCGCCTGCCTTGGTGATGGCCTCTGCCGGGGACAGCGATTTCAGCTTTTTGTCCCTCACCGATCCCGCCTTTGACCTGTCGGATCGCGGCGTTGAAGGGCGCGCGCCTGCGGGGCCGGTTGATGTCTTCCTGACCACGGACCGGGGTGCCTATCGTGCCGGAGAGGTCATCCATGTCACCGCGCTGTCCCGAGATGGTGAGGCACAGGCAATCGTAGGGCTGCCCCTCACAGCGATCCTGTATCGCCCGGACGGGGTTGAATACCGTCGATCTGTCTCGGACGGGGGCGTTGTCGGGGGGCATGTTTTTGCACTGCCTGTGGCCGTAGACGTACCGCGTGGGGCCTGGAAGCTTGAGATCAAATCTGACCCCAAAGGCGAGGCACTGGCGCGTCAGACGGTGCTGGTCGAGGACTTTCTGCCTGAACGTATCGATTTCGATCTGTCCCTACCCGACGCGCCCTTGCGGCCCGGCGATAGCCCACCGCTTTCCATAGATGCGCGCTATCTTTTTGGTGCGCCGGGATCTGACCTGAGCATTGACGGACAGGTCATCGCGCGCGCCGCGGATACCGTTCTGGGGTACGAAGGTTACCGCTTTGGCCGCTACGATGCTGAGGCCGTGATCAAAAGCACGTATTTCGGAAACACGCGCACGGATGCGGCGGGACAGGCCACCGTAGCCGTCGAAATTCCAGTGTTAGAGACTGAAGGAAAGCCCATTGAGGCTGAAATCATCGCACGATTGACCGATGGCTCTGGCCGTCCGGTTGAACGTCGCCTGTCTGCTCCGGTCCTGCCACCGCAGCCGGCGATCGGTGTCAAAACTTTGTTCGAAGAGGTTGTTCCCGAAGGTACCGAAGCTGCGTTTCAGATCGTCGCCCTCGCTCCTGATCTAACGCCCAGCCCTATGCGCCTGCGCTGGACTCTGAACCGGGTCGAGACGCGGTATCAGTGGTATCAGCTGTACGGCAACTGGAATTGGGAACCGACAACCCGCCGCACGCGCATTGCCACCGGCGAAGTGGACATCTCTACCGATCCTTTGACTCTGGCGCAGCCCGTGGATTGGGGCCGTTATGAACTGGTCGTCCAGCGCGTCGACGGCACATATGCCGAAACCGCCGTCGATTTCTATGCAGGCTGGTATCAGGCCGCGGATGCGTCAACTACACCGGACCGGCTTGAGATGTCGCTGGACCGTGACAGCTATCGCGCAGGTGATACCGCGCAGTTGCGGATCGTCCCGCGCATGGCGGGCGTTGCCCAGATCGAAATCCTGTCCAACCGGCTGATCCATCGCCAGATGGTGGACGTGCCGGAAGGTGAAACCGTGATCCCGATCCAAGTGACCGAAGATTGGGGTGCGGGGGCGTATGTCACCGCCACGGTCATCCGTCCGATGAACGTCGTAGCAGGTCAAAACCCGGCGCGTGCGATGGGTGTAGCACATGCCACCATTGATCCAGCAGATCGCAAACTGGACGTCGCAATTGATGTGCCCGAGGTCACATCGCCACAGCAAACGCAAAAGGCCCGTGTTAGGGTCGAGAACGCCTCGGAGAATGACCCTGTCTGGCTGACACTGGCTGCAGTGGATGTGGGCATTCTGAACCTGACTGGATTCGAAAGCCCGGATCCGCAGGAATATTACTTTGGGCAACGCCGTCTTGGCGTGGATCTGCGCGACGTTTACGGGCGCCTGATCGACGGCATGACCGGAGCGATGGGCACCGTCCGTTCCGGCGGTGACGCCGACAACGGCTTGCGTCGCCAATCCCCACCTCCGACGCAAGACTTGATGGCCGTATTCAGCGGCCCGGTTCAGGTCGGCCCGGACGGAGAGGTTGAGGTGGACGTTCCCCTACCCGCCTTCAATGGCACTGTCCGATTGATGGCGGTTGCGTGGTCACCCAAAGCGGTCGGGCAGGCCGAAGCCGATATGATCGTCCGCGATCCGGTGGTCGTCACCGCCAGCCTGCCGCGCTTCCTTGCCCCCGGAGATCAAAGCCGAATGCGGCTTGAGATCGTTCATGCCGATGGCACACCCGGAGAGATGGCACTTGGTCTGACGGCTTCCGGTGGATTGGAGCTGGGCGCGGCACCGACCAGCTTTGTGTTGGAAAACGGTGGCAAGGCGATCTTTGACATCCCCGTCACAGCCAGCGTTGTTGGCGATCCCGAAATCAGTGTTTCGATCACCACACCGGACGGCCGCGACCTGTCGCAAACCCTGCGCATGCCCGTACGTGCCAACGATCCGGTGATTGCACAGACACGACGTTTCGCGTTGGGGGGCGACGACAGTTTCCTGTTTTCGCAGGACGTATTTGACGGGTTCCAGCCCGGTTCGGCCAAGGCCATCCTATCTGCCGGAGCTTTGGCAAAGTTCGACACGCCCGGTCTGTTGGATCAGTTGAACCGTTACCCCTATGGCTGCACGGAACAGATCACCAGCAAAGCCCTGCCGCTGCTTTATCTGTCATCCGTCGCGCAAGCCTCGGGGCTGGGGGACGGTCCGGTGGTGGATCGGCGCATCACAGAGTCCATTCGCAGCGTCCTGACCCGTCAGGCTGCCAATGGTGCCTTTGGCCTGTGGCGCGCGGACAGCGGAGATTTCTGGTTGGACGCTTACGTGACAGACTTCCTGTCCCGTGCGCGCGCTCAGGGATACCCAGTGCCGGATCGCGCCTTTGCCCAGGCCATGGATAACCTTCGAAACAGGGTCAACTATGCGCCCGACTTCGACGAAGGCGGTCAGGATATTGCCTATACCCTGATGGTTCTGGCACGAGAAGGCGCAGCCTCGATGGGTGATCTGCGTTACTATGCAGATGTCAAAGGGGATGCGTTTGACACCCCATTGGCAGCTGCACAATTGGGCGCAGCGCTGGCATCTTATGGCGATCAGACTCGGGCGGATGCGATGTTCAACCGTGCCGCTCGCATGTTGGAACAGGTCCCCGATGAGCAGGAAAATTACTGGCGCGCGGATTACGGCACACACCTGCGGGATTCGGCGGGTCTGTTGACCCTTGCCGTGGGCGCGGGCAGCGAGGCCGTCAATCGCGACGCACTGATCCAACGTGTCAGCGCCGGTCGCGCCCCATTGTCCACGCAAGAGGCAACGTGGTCGCTTTTGGCCGCCCATGCGCTGGTGTCTGATCCGACTGGATCGGGCTTGACCGTCAACGGCTCTCAGGTGTCTGGTCCGTTTGTGCAGGTTCTGCAGTCTGGTCAGGTGGATGAGGTCAATATCACGGCAAGTGACGGCCAAGCAACGGACATCACCCTGACAGTCACCGGGATTCCTGAGGTTCCGCCGGAGGCGGGTGGCACCGGTTATTCGATCGAACGGCAATATTACTCGATGGATGGCGATCCGATTGACGCCAACAGCTTTGAAACCGGTGAAAGGTTTGTCACGGTTCTGACAGTGACCCCGTTCGAAAGTGGCGGGGCGCGGCTGATGGTCGATGATCCACTTGCCGCAGGGATCGAAATCGACAACCCCAGCCTGTTGCGTTCAGGCGATGTGCGTTCGCTTGACTGGTTGGATCTGTCCGATGCCACCCATACCGAGTTCCGCTCGGACCGTTTCCTCGCCGCTGTTGATCTGTCCGGGCGAGAAACAGTGACGCTGGCCTACGTCGCGCGCGCTGTTACGCCGGGTGTCTTCCATCATCCTGCAGCCTCGGTCGAGGATATGTACCGCCCGCAAAACCGCGCGCATACAGCGACTGGCCGGATCGAGGTTCAGTGA
- the pbpC gene encoding penicillin-binding protein 1C → MHRPSRLLLALAGALYLTALARDGLHRWVDATVLPPVLTETSVEMQDRNGDLLRAFPVEDGIWRLNPGAVDPNFTAMLVRYEDKRFWTHAGVDPVAMLRAVGQSLWNGRTVSGGSTLTMQVARLIEDGSTGRWSGKIRQIRVALALEQQLSKWQILTLYLTHAPYGGNLEGIRAGTRAWFGKDATRLTAAQAALLIALPQSPEARRPDRQPETARVARDRVLRRLERYGTLTAAETSAAIAETIPDHMRTFPRLAPHLTDRVKRLTPATGAVDLTLNARLQARLEGLVAQAAIRAGPRVSGALIVADHRSGEVLASVGSAGYQDARQGFVDMTQALRSPGSTLKPLVYGLAFDQGLAHPETLISDSPVMFGRYAPRNFDGAFRGDVRVRDALQLSLNIPVVRLTNALGPARVMTALRLAGSEPRLNGGTPGLAISLGGVGLSLRDLVQIYATLAAGGQGPILHHDALADTRQTPRVLSETSAWQVADILAGLSPPAGGATGALAYKTGTSYGHRDAWAIGFDGQHVIGVWLGRADGTPVPGAFGGDLAAPLLAEAFSLLKPALSPLRPPPPSTLLVGAAQLPQPLQRFRPRTAAFENDPSAPDLLFPPENAVLETFGAPLTVKLRGGVAPFSVLADGVPVLTGQRQREFDIPNPGAGFTLLVVVDAQGQSDRAAIRID, encoded by the coding sequence ATGCATAGGCCGTCGAGGCTTCTGCTGGCTCTGGCCGGTGCCCTCTATCTGACGGCACTGGCACGGGACGGTCTGCACCGCTGGGTCGATGCCACAGTTCTTCCCCCTGTTCTGACCGAAACATCAGTCGAGATGCAGGACCGGAATGGCGACCTTTTGCGTGCGTTTCCCGTTGAAGATGGGATTTGGAGACTGAATCCCGGTGCGGTCGATCCGAATTTCACCGCAATGCTCGTCCGGTACGAAGACAAACGGTTCTGGACACATGCCGGAGTGGACCCGGTTGCGATGCTTCGCGCTGTGGGGCAAAGCCTTTGGAATGGACGCACGGTGTCCGGTGGGTCAACCTTGACCATGCAGGTCGCGCGGCTGATCGAAGATGGCTCAACCGGGCGCTGGAGCGGTAAAATTCGTCAAATTAGAGTCGCATTGGCCCTGGAGCAGCAGTTAAGCAAATGGCAAATCCTGACCCTCTATCTGACCCACGCACCCTATGGGGGCAATCTGGAAGGTATCCGAGCCGGTACCCGTGCATGGTTTGGAAAAGACGCAACTCGGTTGACCGCAGCACAGGCGGCCCTGTTAATCGCATTGCCGCAATCCCCGGAAGCTCGGCGCCCGGATCGTCAGCCAGAGACAGCCCGAGTAGCCCGTGACCGGGTTCTGCGCAGGCTCGAGCGATATGGCACCCTGACTGCGGCTGAAACCAGCGCGGCCATAGCAGAAACCATTCCAGACCACATGCGAACCTTCCCGCGTCTGGCGCCGCACCTGACCGACCGCGTGAAACGTCTGACCCCGGCAACCGGCGCGGTCGATTTGACGTTGAACGCCCGGTTGCAGGCCCGGTTGGAGGGTTTGGTGGCCCAAGCCGCTATCCGTGCCGGGCCGCGCGTATCCGGGGCCTTGATCGTCGCGGATCACCGCAGTGGTGAGGTTTTGGCCTCGGTCGGGTCCGCCGGGTATCAGGATGCCCGTCAGGGCTTTGTGGATATGACCCAAGCGCTGCGGTCGCCTGGATCAACTTTGAAACCACTGGTCTATGGGCTGGCCTTCGATCAGGGACTGGCCCACCCCGAGACCCTGATCAGCGACAGCCCCGTAATGTTCGGTCGATACGCCCCGCGCAATTTTGATGGCGCATTCCGGGGCGATGTAAGGGTTCGGGACGCTCTGCAATTATCACTGAACATTCCTGTTGTGCGTCTGACAAACGCGTTGGGACCTGCGCGCGTGATGACGGCGCTGCGCTTGGCTGGATCAGAACCACGTCTGAACGGCGGCACGCCCGGATTGGCGATCTCATTGGGCGGTGTGGGGTTGAGCCTGCGCGATCTGGTACAGATTTACGCCACTCTTGCAGCCGGTGGGCAAGGCCCGATCCTGCATCATGACGCTCTGGCGGATACGCGGCAAACTCCGCGCGTTCTGTCAGAAACCTCTGCCTGGCAGGTTGCCGACATTCTGGCCGGGCTTTCACCCCCAGCAGGCGGTGCGACAGGGGCGCTGGCCTATAAAACCGGCACATCTTATGGCCACCGCGATGCCTGGGCCATCGGCTTTGACGGGCAGCATGTCATTGGGGTCTGGCTGGGTCGTGCGGACGGAACGCCAGTTCCCGGCGCGTTCGGAGGCGATCTCGCCGCACCGCTTCTGGCCGAAGCCTTCAGCCTGCTGAAACCCGCGCTTTCCCCGCTGCGTCCGCCGCCGCCCTCGACCTTGCTGGTCGGCGCTGCGCAATTGCCCCAACCCTTGCAACGTTTCCGCCCCCGCACGGCGGCTTTTGAAAATGATCCTTCGGCGCCGGACCTGCTGTTCCCGCCTGAAAACGCCGTGTTAGAGACATTTGGAGCACCCCTAACGGTCAAACTGCGCGGGGGTGTCGCGCCATTTTCAGTGCTGGCGGATGGTGTGCCCGTGCTGACTGGACAGCGGCAGCGAGAGTTCGATATCCCCAACCCGGGGGCCGGTTTCACCTTGCTTGTTGTGGTGGATGCGCAGGGCCAATCGGACCGGGCAGCAATCAGGATTGATTAG